In Teredinibacter franksiae, a single genomic region encodes these proteins:
- a CDS encoding glycosyltransferase family 4 protein: MNKPCTDTKSIAVIGNYLPRLCGIATFTADLVGSLSSPDSPHNCWAVAMNDKPEGYAYPDKVHFEINQKSLRDYSLAADFLNINQVDVVCVQHEYGIFGGPAGSHILKLLSELRMPVVTTLHTVLAEPTDEYRTVMVRLAELSDRLIVMSHKAIDLLQSVYAINPLKIVYIPHGIPDMPFVDPSYYKEKFGVLGKKMILTFGLLSKNKGIETALHALHKVVKQFPDVTYIVLGATHPHVLKHEGDAYRLRLRQLVQKLGLEKHVLFQNRFVSLQELTEYLSAADIYITPYDDVAQITSGTLAYAMGTGKPVVSTPYWYAEEMLADGRGLLVPFKDVPAMSDALIELLANDDKRHSIRKLAYDYCRDAVWEKVGTRYLEVFEEVKAERSHNPHPYRSLPSDLPETVLSQDLPLLKLDHLLTMTDDTGIFQHAKYNIPDRNHGYCTDDNARALIVAAEAHNLLAEPPERNEQLCDRYLAFLLHAFDVESGRFRNFMGYDRRWLETVGSEDSHGRALWGLGAAVNLLRDSRQLPMLSTLFKQALPTAEIFLSPRAIAFTLVGIDAYLTTIPGDSEARRTGLALAQRLFQQFTDHTTEDWPWPESIVAYDNAKLPQALIVSGQQLQDEAMSRAGLSSLKWLFDVQCESGHFVPIGNVGWYRQGKSRARFDQQPLEAQAMIDACISAYQFSQDRAWLRRAIIAFNWFLGHNDLNLPLYDAKTGGCRDGLESNGVNENQGAESSLAWLMSLARLHRFAADALLVAKPDNKRSQNSAVKET; this comes from the coding sequence ATGAATAAACCCTGCACTGATACAAAATCCATCGCCGTAATTGGTAATTACCTACCTCGCCTGTGTGGAATTGCAACATTTACCGCCGATTTAGTTGGCTCTTTATCCAGCCCAGACTCGCCTCATAACTGCTGGGCCGTGGCCATGAATGATAAGCCAGAAGGCTACGCTTACCCGGATAAAGTTCACTTCGAAATCAATCAAAAATCCCTCAGAGATTACAGTTTGGCGGCGGACTTTTTAAATATCAATCAAGTTGATGTTGTGTGCGTACAGCATGAATACGGAATATTTGGTGGCCCGGCAGGAAGTCATATTTTGAAGTTGTTGTCGGAGTTACGCATGCCAGTTGTAACAACCTTACACACGGTATTAGCTGAGCCAACGGATGAATACCGCACGGTGATGGTACGATTAGCCGAGCTGTCTGACCGCCTTATTGTTATGAGTCATAAAGCTATTGACCTCTTACAGTCTGTTTATGCTATTAACCCATTAAAAATTGTCTATATCCCCCACGGCATTCCCGATATGCCATTTGTTGACCCAAGCTACTATAAAGAAAAGTTTGGTGTGCTCGGCAAAAAAATGATACTAACTTTCGGGCTACTTTCAAAAAATAAAGGTATCGAAACGGCGTTGCATGCCCTACACAAGGTCGTCAAACAATTTCCTGATGTTACATACATTGTGCTTGGCGCTACACACCCACACGTATTGAAGCATGAGGGAGATGCTTACCGTTTGCGTTTGCGCCAGTTGGTACAAAAACTCGGTTTGGAAAAGCATGTGCTTTTCCAAAATCGCTTTGTTTCTCTACAAGAGCTGACCGAATATTTGTCTGCGGCCGATATCTATATAACACCCTACGATGACGTAGCTCAGATTACTTCCGGTACGTTGGCCTATGCCATGGGTACGGGCAAACCGGTGGTGTCAACACCGTACTGGTACGCGGAGGAAATGCTGGCGGACGGTCGAGGCCTACTTGTGCCGTTTAAAGACGTACCAGCCATGAGTGATGCGTTAATTGAATTACTGGCAAACGACGACAAGCGTCACTCCATTCGTAAACTGGCCTACGATTACTGTCGAGATGCCGTATGGGAAAAAGTAGGTACGCGTTATTTAGAGGTGTTCGAAGAAGTTAAGGCCGAACGCAGCCATAATCCACATCCTTATCGCTCATTGCCAAGCGACCTACCTGAAACAGTATTAAGTCAGGATTTACCGTTATTAAAGCTCGATCATTTATTAACCATGACCGACGACACCGGTATTTTTCAACACGCGAAGTATAACATTCCCGACAGAAACCATGGTTACTGCACTGATGATAACGCGCGAGCGTTAATTGTTGCCGCGGAAGCCCATAACCTTTTGGCCGAACCGCCGGAGCGTAATGAGCAACTCTGTGACCGCTATCTTGCCTTCCTATTACATGCTTTTGATGTCGAAAGCGGTAGGTTTCGTAATTTCATGGGCTATGATCGTCGTTGGTTAGAAACAGTCGGGTCAGAAGATTCACACGGCCGTGCGCTTTGGGGGTTAGGTGCCGCCGTTAATCTACTACGCGATAGCCGGCAATTACCCATGCTTTCAACCTTATTTAAGCAGGCCTTGCCAACAGCTGAAATATTTTTGTCTCCGCGCGCTATTGCATTTACTCTGGTTGGCATAGATGCCTATTTAACAACGATTCCCGGTGACTCCGAGGCACGGCGCACGGGTTTAGCGCTAGCGCAACGGCTGTTTCAACAATTTACAGATCACACAACAGAGGATTGGCCTTGGCCAGAATCTATTGTTGCCTATGACAACGCTAAGTTACCACAAGCTTTAATCGTAAGTGGGCAGCAGCTGCAAGATGAAGCCATGAGCCGTGCTGGGTTGTCTTCGTTAAAATGGCTTTTCGATGTTCAATGTGAGAGTGGCCATTTCGTACCGATCGGAAACGTGGGCTGGTATCGTCAAGGTAAAAGTAGAGCGCGCTTCGACCAGCAACCCTTAGAGGCGCAAGCCATGATTGACGCCTGTATTTCGGCCTATCAATTTAGCCAGGACAGAGCATGGCTTCGCCGCGCAATCATTGCCTTTAATTGGTTTCTAGGACATAACGATCTCAACTTACCCCTGTATGACGCTAAGACCGGTGGCTGCCGAGATGGGCTGGAAAGTAATGGCGTGAATGAAAACCAAGGTGCGGAATCGTCTCTTGCCTGGCTTATGTCTTTGGCAAGGTTGCATCGCTTTGCCGCTGACGCATTACTGGTTGCAAAACCAGATAATAAACGCTCACAAAACAGTGCCGTGAAGGAGACGTAA